The sequence GCCATTGAGTGGAGGATAAATTAAACATAATTTAGGTAAAAAAATTATTAACATTAACTCTCTTAATCATGGAAGACACGTTCATATTGCATATGCAGTATTGACCTTTTGAATTACTTTGCCTTTAGGTTCAGATTTTTGTCCCCTGCTGTAAATTAGACTACTTTTTCTCACAATCTCCACCAATTTCAATTTAATGTCAAATGTCTGCTTCTTTTAGATTCCTCATCCCTCACTCCTAACCCAGATGGCTGAGGCGGAAGGGGATCCCAGGGATCTCGTTACACTGACACATGACAAACTCTCGGTGGACACAGTGTCAGACTCTGTCACCTGCCCTTCCTGTGGAGCCATCTCCATCTTCATAGGTGGGTAGGGACTGCACACAGCTCAGCTCAACTACTGTTTTATGTCTACTGTTTTACTGACCAATGTAAGGTGTCATGGATATTTCTGTTGAATATAAGGATGATTAAGTAGCATTGAGGGAGTAACCTGTGAGAtctggatagcctcagacaacaacattgatgtatacgctgattcggtgcgggagtttattagcaagtgcattggggatgttgtacccacggggactattaaaaccttcgccaaccagaaaccgtggattgatggcagcattcgcgcaaaactgaaagtgcgaaccactgcttttaatcagggcaaggcgaccggaaacatgaccgaatacaaacagtgtagctattccctccgcaaggcaatcaaacaagctaagcgtcagtatagagacaaagtagaggcgCAATTCAGCTGCTCAGACACGAGacctatgtggcagggtctacagtcaatcacggattacaaaaagaaaaccagccccgtcgcggacaccgacgtcttgctcccagacacaCTAAACAACTTATtttctcgctttgaggacaatacagtgccactgacaaggcccactaccaaaacctgcgggatctccttcactgcagccgacgtgagtaaaacatttatacgtgttaaccctcgcaaggctgccggcccagacggcctcagagcatgcgcagaccagctggctggtgtgtttacggacatattcaaccaatcccgatcccagtctgctgttcccacatgcttcaagagggccaccattgttcctgttcccaagaaagctaaggtaactgagctaaatgactaccgctccgtagcactcacttccgttatcatgaagtgctttgagagactagtcaaggaccatatcacctcaaccctacctgacaccctagaccctagACCAAacggaaatggtccacccacacagacagcgtggtgaagaaggagcaacagcgcctcttcaacctcaggaggctgaagaaatttgtcttgtcaccgaaaacactcacaaacttttacagatgcacattcgagagcatcctgtcaggctgtatcaccacctggtacggcaactgctccgcccacaaccgtaaggctctccagagggtagtgaggtctgcacaacgcatcaccgggggcaaactacctgccctccagaacacctacagaacccgatgtcacaggaaggccaaaaagatcatcaaggacaacaaccacccgagccactgcctgttcaccccgctatcatccagaaggcgaggtcagtacaggtgcatcaaagctgggaccgagagactgaaaaacagcttctatctcaaggccatcagactgttgaacagccatcactaacattgagtggctgctgccaacatagacTCAAAtatctggccactttaataataaaaaattggatgtaataaatgtttcactagtcactttaaaaaatggcactttatataatgtttacataccctacattactcatctcatatgtatatactgtactctagaccatctactgcatcttgcctatgccgcacggccatcgctcatccatatatttatatgtacattttcttattcgttcctttacacttgtgtgtgtaaggtagttgttgtgaagttGTTAGAttagttgttagatattactgcgcggtcggaactagaagcacaagcgtttcgctacactcgcattaacatcttctaaccatgtgtatgtgaccaataacatttgatttgatttgaggcatGTCTAATGGAGGTGGTTCAATGAATGCCTAGATTTTAGTTCAGCAGGCTAACACAGAGTTGTGGCACATAGTATGTTCAGTCCAAGCTGAGGCCATAATGCCAGTGATGATTGTGATTCGTTATTTCAGGGACGACGAGGAACCGTTTCGAAGGGATGAAAGTGGTGCAGCTGGAGTATGAAGCCTACATCCCCATGGCCGAATCAGAACTCAGGAAGATATACACTGACATCAGGGCAAGATGGCCGACTGTCAGGCACATCTGTGTTCATCATCGACTGGGGTGAGCTTCACAAATCTCTTACTGTCTCATTCCTGGtaaactacctacctacctacctacctacctacctacctacctacctacctacctacctacctacctacctacctacctacctacctacctacctacacctacctacctacctacctacctacctacctacctaacacTTAGTTACTACTAGTTACTACTGTATGTCGGACTATAGGTGGGGGAACTGTAAAACTAACTATAGGATAACTATGCTATAAGACATGTCTTCTTTTATTTTCCAGGGTGGTGCCTGTGACGGAGGCCAGTGTGATCATCGGCATCTCGTCTCCTCACCGAGGGGACTCTCTGGAGGCAGTGCAGTACTGTATAGATAGCCTGAAAGCCACCGTGCCCATATGGAAGAAGGTAAGCAGGACCTGATCATGTAGTTAGAGACGGATAAGCGAAGAAGGTTTCCTATTGCTATTACTGAAATGCCACGTGAACACAGTGTCGTTTCTGTAGTCGCTATTGTTACTGCACAGGTATCAATTCAACTTGTTTTGAAAGTGTTTACTAAATGTATGTATGGGTACGATGTAGTACAGAATGGTCACAAGACATAGGGTAATCAttgaagggatacttcaggatgcTGGCAATGAAGCACTTTATCTaccttccccagagtcagatgaactctcatctgactctggggaagtagattagGGGTTCGTTGCCAACATTCTGAAGTATCCCTTCAATGATTACCCTATGTCTTGTGACCATTCTGTACTACATTGTACCCATACATACATTTAGTAAACACTTTCAATTAAGTTGCTCATATACCTGTGCAGTAACAATGTAATTACTATACTTcactgccaaaatcccgaagtttAACTTTAAGAGTTGTGTGAACTTCCACAACTTAACTGATCGTTGTCAAGTGACTCAGTCACATGGCTGCAGAGCCTGTCTGGAGACAGTTTGAATTAGTGCAATTAGTTCCACAGGAAGCTAATGCCGGGGGATGTTTTCTGTCTTTGGTAGGAGGTGTATGAAGCTGACGAGTCCTGTTGGAAAGAGAACAAAGAGTGCCAGTGGACATGCCAGAGTTGACCTCTA is a genomic window of Salvelinus alpinus chromosome 18, SLU_Salpinus.1, whole genome shotgun sequence containing:
- the LOC139543649 gene encoding molybdopterin synthase catalytic subunit-like, giving the protein MAEAEGDPRDLVTLTHDKLSVDTVSDSVTCPSCGAISIFIGTTRNRFEGMKVVQLEYEAYIPMAESELRKIYTDIRARWPTVRHICVHHRLGVVPVTEASVIIGISSPHRGDSLEAVQYCIDSLKATVPIWKKEVYEADESCWKENKECQWTCQS